The following coding sequences are from one Vicia villosa cultivar HV-30 ecotype Madison, WI unplaced genomic scaffold, Vvil1.0 ctg.000358F_1_1, whole genome shotgun sequence window:
- the LOC131627323 gene encoding germin-like protein subfamily 2 member 4, with product MSSTNWSILVILCCATSFTLASDPDTLQDLCVALPSSGVKVNGFACKEESNVTAADFFFDGLANPKAINNTVGSLVTPANVDKIPGLNTLGVSLSRIDYKPKGLNPPHTHPRATEIVFVLEGELDVGFITTSDKLISKSIKKGEVFVFPKGLVHYQKNNGDKAASVISAFNSQLPGTLSIASALFGSTPTVPGDVLAQAFQIDTKQVDEIKTKLAPKKT from the exons ATGTCATCAACAAATTGGTCAATTTTGGTGATTTTATGCTGTGCCACTTCATTTACCTTGGCTTCTGATCCTGACACACTTCAAGACCTTTGTGTAGCTCTTCCCTCTTCAG GTGTTAAGGTGAATGGATTTGCATGCAAAGAAGAATCAAATGTAACAGCCGCTGATTTCTTTTTTGACGGTTTAGCGAATCCTAAAGCTATCAACAACACAGTGGGATCTTTGGTTACTCCAGCCAATGTTGACAAAATTCCAGGGCTTAACACATTAGGAGTGTCTTTATCAAGAATAGACTACAAACCTAAAGGACTTAACCCACCGCACACGCACCCTCGTGCCACCGAGATTGTTTTTGTGTTAGAAGGTGAATTAGATGTTGGTTTTATCACTACATCAGACAAACTCATTTCTAAgtccatcaaaaagggtgaagTCTTTGTTTTCCCAAAAGGTTTGGTGCATTATCAGAAGAACAATGGAGATAAAGCGGCTTCTGTGATTTCTGCTTTTAACAGTCAACTTCCTGGTACTTTGTCAATTGCCTCAGCTCTGTTTGGATCAACACCAACTGTTCCTGGTGATGTTCTTGCTCAGGCCTTTCAGATTGATACTAAACAGGTTGATGAAATTAAGACCAAACTTGCTCCTAAGAAGACTTAA